In a genomic window of Sulfoacidibacillus ferrooxidans:
- the rbfA gene encoding 30S ribosome-binding factor RbfA yields MKLRVERIALQIQREISDIVQHHLKDPRVGFVTVTDVELSNDMSYAKVFISVMGTPTQKEESMLGLERARGFIRSELGNRIRLRVTPEIQFRLDQSIDYSARIEHVLHEILPRDDAQRAIREGEDDDR; encoded by the coding sequence ATGAAACTTCGCGTGGAACGAATTGCCTTACAAATACAGCGCGAAATTAGCGATATTGTGCAACATCACTTGAAAGACCCGCGTGTCGGATTTGTTACTGTCACAGATGTAGAGTTATCAAACGATATGAGCTACGCAAAAGTGTTTATTTCAGTTATGGGGACTCCTACTCAAAAAGAGGAGTCAATGCTAGGGCTGGAACGAGCACGTGGTTTCATTCGTTCTGAGCTTGGCAACCGCATTCGCTTGCGCGTTACCCCTGAGATACAGTTTCGTTTAGATCAGTCCATTGATTATAGTGCACGCATTGAGCATGTACTTCATGAGATCCTTCCCCGCGATGATGCTCAAAGGGCCATACGGGAAGGGGAGGATGACGATCGCTAA
- a CDS encoding DHH family phosphoesterase, with protein sequence MTIANASYQEVFELLHNQTESLLIICHINPDGDAVGAALAVAQLCDQWGRPCVLVNDDEIPDRYVFLPGAQRFVRTADVITTFTHAVAVDCADDRRMGRAEHLIAPGGQLINIDHHETNNQFGTINLVQAEASATCLVLYRMMLANQLPMYHDLALLLYTGIVFDTGGFHYNNTTPEIHLAAADLLSYDIEPFLVADRVLEAMTREQIELVRLGLSTLTVHPSGLIAYVAIDQEILKASGAGDGDVEVLLPYPRTLIGVEVGLLFRERADGSIKVSFRSREIVDVAAIALLFGGGGHVRAAGCELDGPLDAAVKIVMKEVEDAVKQAYSNHA encoded by the coding sequence ATGACGATCGCTAACGCGAGTTATCAAGAAGTATTTGAGTTGTTACACAATCAAACAGAGTCACTTCTCATCATTTGTCACATTAACCCGGATGGAGATGCGGTAGGTGCGGCACTTGCAGTTGCACAATTGTGTGATCAGTGGGGGCGGCCATGCGTACTTGTCAATGACGATGAAATACCCGATCGATATGTATTTCTGCCCGGGGCACAACGGTTTGTCCGCACAGCTGATGTGATTACAACATTCACTCATGCTGTTGCGGTCGATTGTGCGGATGATAGACGCATGGGTAGAGCGGAGCACTTGATTGCGCCTGGTGGTCAGTTGATAAATATTGATCATCACGAGACAAATAATCAGTTTGGGACAATTAATCTTGTGCAAGCGGAAGCATCCGCAACATGCTTAGTGTTATATCGGATGATGTTAGCCAATCAATTACCGATGTATCATGATTTAGCCTTATTGCTTTATACAGGCATTGTTTTTGATACTGGTGGATTTCATTACAATAATACAACGCCTGAGATTCACTTGGCTGCGGCTGATTTATTGTCATATGATATTGAACCATTTCTCGTGGCTGATCGTGTACTAGAGGCAATGACTCGTGAACAGATTGAATTGGTTCGTCTTGGTTTGTCGACGCTAACCGTGCATCCAAGTGGGTTAATTGCCTATGTGGCTATTGATCAGGAGATACTAAAAGCTTCTGGGGCAGGCGATGGTGATGTTGAAGTACTTTTGCCATATCCACGTACGTTGATCGGTGTAGAAGTTGGTTTGCTCTTTCGGGAACGAGCAGATGGTAGCATTAAAGTGAGTTTTCGCTCGCGGGAGATTGTAGATGTTGCTGCTATCGCTTTACTATTTGGCGGTGGTGGACATGTGCGTGCCGCAGGATGCGAACTTGATGGTCCACTTGATGCTGCTGTCAAGATTGTTATGAAGGAAGTAGAGGACGCTGTGAAGCAAGCGTATAGTAACCATGCATAG
- the truB gene encoding tRNA pseudouridine(55) synthase TruB — translation MHSGIIVLNKPAQMSSQQAVTRVKRALGAKKAGHAGTLDPDVTGVLPVFLGFATRLTEYILTDGKRYQAELVLGWSTDTQDASGEMIESVDHVSVSEQQIRDIISSFVGLIWQTPPAFSALKVQGKRAYELARDGIEVHLASRQITIYSLEILSISHVGKTIHVNFDVHCSKGTYIRTLCHDIGSALGIPAHMGKLVRTASGPFDIQQAHDIDSVYDRTWDLAVAPEQAILHMPALYVSEETLKTIVYGQPIRYPMDGSGWRSNKGVHVPLQSLVRVHVESGPLVAIYEVHEMNQEECILIPKKVLWQAVTE, via the coding sequence ATGCATAGTGGCATTATCGTATTAAATAAACCAGCACAGATGAGTTCACAACAAGCTGTGACTCGTGTCAAACGCGCGTTAGGTGCCAAAAAGGCAGGCCACGCAGGGACGTTAGATCCCGATGTGACCGGTGTCTTGCCTGTGTTTTTGGGATTTGCGACGCGTTTGACCGAGTATATTTTGACGGATGGAAAAAGGTATCAGGCCGAACTGGTATTAGGATGGTCGACAGATACGCAAGATGCTAGCGGAGAGATGATCGAGAGCGTAGATCATGTATCTGTGTCAGAACAACAGATCAGGGATATCATATCGAGTTTTGTTGGACTTATATGGCAAACGCCACCAGCCTTTTCTGCGCTTAAAGTACAAGGGAAGCGAGCATATGAACTTGCTCGAGATGGGATTGAAGTACATCTTGCATCTCGTCAAATAACGATATACTCCTTAGAAATTCTCAGCATATCGCATGTGGGAAAAACCATTCATGTGAATTTTGATGTTCACTGTAGTAAGGGTACATATATACGTACACTATGTCATGATATAGGCTCAGCGCTCGGTATACCTGCACATATGGGGAAGTTAGTACGAACGGCTTCTGGACCTTTTGATATTCAACAAGCACATGATATAGATTCTGTTTATGATCGAACATGGGATTTGGCGGTAGCTCCTGAACAAGCTATTTTGCATATGCCGGCTCTATATGTAAGTGAAGAGACTTTAAAAACTATTGTATATGGACAGCCCATTCGTTATCCGATGGATGGAAGCGGTTGGCGGTCGAACAAAGGGGTACATGTGCCACTTCAGTCATTGGTACGTGTGCATGTAGAGTCAGGGCCATTAGTGGCTATCTATGAAGTGCATGAAATGAATCAAGAAGAGTGTATTCTCATACCTAAAAAAGTTCTCTGGCAGGCGGTGACAGAATGA
- a CDS encoding bifunctional riboflavin kinase/FAD synthetase, with the protein MNKPLLIQLSEPPVVAQTEERVFAIGKFDGIHIAHQTVIRRAVDISILLQASAAIFTFDPHPRYALTGDERFAQLLTPLHERAEVAATLGMVTTVVATFDRPFQGQTAREFVCQYLLPLGARHLVVGYDFRFGKNGRYTPEDLLNIGKEFGLGVDIVQPIDFDGIPVSSSMIREELDAGDLAQVTALLGRPYRLRGIVVKGDQRGRTIGFPTANLALSENYVLPKLGVYVVDVWITGVQKRAVMNIGKRPTVYDAGAVTIEVHILAFDDDLYDQQIVVDVLHYVRGEQKFAGLQELQGQLREDAQVARAWHPTLS; encoded by the coding sequence ATGAACAAACCACTACTTATTCAATTAAGTGAACCGCCTGTTGTAGCGCAAACAGAAGAGAGAGTATTTGCCATCGGGAAATTTGATGGGATTCATATTGCTCATCAAACAGTGATTCGGCGTGCGGTGGATATTTCGATTCTGCTTCAAGCGAGCGCTGCAATTTTTACGTTTGATCCGCATCCTCGTTATGCATTGACTGGGGATGAACGATTTGCACAATTGCTTACACCGTTACATGAACGAGCAGAGGTTGCTGCTACACTTGGCATGGTGACAACGGTCGTTGCCACATTTGACCGACCTTTTCAGGGACAGACTGCAAGAGAATTCGTGTGCCAGTATCTGTTGCCCCTTGGAGCACGTCACTTGGTTGTTGGATATGATTTTCGTTTTGGGAAAAACGGTCGTTATACACCTGAAGATCTATTGAATATTGGAAAAGAGTTTGGATTAGGTGTAGACATCGTGCAACCCATTGACTTTGATGGCATTCCGGTAAGTAGCTCGATGATTCGTGAAGAATTAGATGCGGGAGATCTTGCCCAAGTGACAGCACTGTTGGGGCGCCCCTATCGGTTGCGAGGAATAGTAGTTAAAGGCGATCAACGAGGACGGACTATTGGATTTCCTACAGCGAATCTAGCCTTAAGCGAAAATTACGTTTTGCCTAAACTTGGTGTCTACGTCGTGGATGTATGGATAACAGGTGTGCAAAAGCGTGCAGTCATGAATATTGGAAAACGGCCTACGGTGTACGATGCAGGGGCAGTAACGATAGAAGTACACATTCTGGCATTTGATGATGACTTGTATGATCAGCAGATAGTTGTTGATGTTTTGCACTATGTACGTGGCGAGCAAAAATTTGCAGGACTTCAAGAGTTGCAAGGGCAATTGCGTGAAGACGCGCAAGTCGCACGCGCATGGCATCCTACCCTATCTTAA
- the rpsO gene encoding 30S ribosomal protein S15, with protein MALVQDRKTEIIQAFAVHEGDTGSPEVQVALLTERINYLNEHFRTHKKDHHSRRGLFKMVYKRAHLLRYLRENDINRYRALITRLGLRH; from the coding sequence ATGGCATTAGTGCAAGATCGCAAAACAGAAATCATTCAGGCTTTTGCAGTTCACGAAGGAGACACTGGGTCTCCAGAAGTGCAAGTAGCACTTTTGACGGAACGTATTAACTACTTGAATGAACATTTTCGCACGCATAAGAAAGATCATCATTCACGGCGTGGACTCTTTAAGATGGTTTATAAACGTGCCCATTTATTGAGATATTTGCGAGAAAACGATATTAATCGCTATCGCGCGCTCATTACACGGCTTGGATTACGCCACTAG
- a CDS encoding polyribonucleotide nucleotidyltransferase → MIYRHSISLGGRPLTFETGRLAKQANGAVLVQYGETVVLATVTASKEASSLDFFPLTVNYEERLYAVGKIPGGFIKREGRPSEKAILASRLIDRPIRPLFADGFRNDVQVVIMVLSVDQDCAPEIAAMIGVSAALTVSDVPFNGPIAGVVVGRVDGQFVINPTAEQADKSDLHLVVAGTRDAIMMVEAGAKEIPEQQMLEAIMFGHDEIRRIIEGIDVFAKDAAKPKMPITLHRVDESIEAHVREYATEKLREATYQAEKHSRQEAIDAVVKETQIALAQSYPEHSKDIAEALHDIVKDIVRQAIVVDGMRPDGRALDEIRPISVDAGILPRTHGSGLFTRGQTQALSICTLGALGDVQILDGLGMEESKRFMHHYNFPPFSTGEARPLRPPSRRDIGHGALGERAIEPIIPSEDVFPYTIRLVSEVLESNGSSSQASICASILALMDAGVPIKSPVAGVAMGLVKEGDAVAVLTDIQGMEDHLGDMDFKVAGTTAGVTALQMDIKIGGIDRQILQTALEKAHAGRMFILDKMLSVLDQPRTELSRFAPRIISMKINSDKIREVIGPGGRVINKIIEDTGVKIDIEQDGRIFISTTDAAAGERAKSIIEGIVRDVEVGETYDGKVMRVESYGAFVEILPGKEGLVHVSQLAADRVRKSEDVVKVGDVLRVKVTEIDGQGRVNLSHREVLRDQGVPIVDLPPRPEGDRRPAPRGDNNRSGDRGRGGSSSPARSRGTDER, encoded by the coding sequence ATGATCTATCGACATTCCATTTCGTTAGGTGGAAGACCACTTACGTTTGAAACGGGAAGATTAGCCAAACAAGCGAACGGGGCAGTTCTTGTTCAATATGGAGAAACGGTTGTATTAGCTACTGTCACCGCATCGAAAGAGGCTTCTTCACTTGATTTCTTCCCACTTACTGTAAATTACGAAGAGCGTCTTTATGCAGTTGGGAAAATTCCTGGGGGTTTCATTAAAAGAGAAGGCCGTCCGAGTGAAAAAGCCATTTTAGCAAGTCGCCTGATCGATCGCCCGATTCGACCCCTTTTTGCTGATGGATTTCGAAATGATGTACAAGTCGTCATTATGGTGCTCTCTGTCGATCAAGATTGTGCACCTGAGATTGCTGCGATGATTGGAGTTTCGGCTGCGTTAACTGTTTCTGATGTGCCTTTTAATGGTCCTATCGCAGGAGTCGTTGTTGGGCGTGTGGATGGTCAGTTTGTCATTAATCCTACAGCTGAACAAGCGGATAAAAGTGATCTCCATCTGGTCGTAGCCGGTACACGTGATGCGATAATGATGGTTGAAGCAGGCGCAAAGGAGATACCTGAGCAACAGATGTTGGAAGCTATTATGTTTGGTCATGACGAGATCAGACGTATTATCGAAGGTATTGATGTGTTTGCTAAAGATGCAGCTAAACCTAAAATGCCGATTACACTTCATCGGGTTGACGAGAGCATTGAAGCTCATGTACGTGAGTATGCGACTGAAAAACTGCGTGAAGCCACCTATCAAGCTGAGAAGCACAGTAGGCAAGAAGCCATTGATGCTGTGGTGAAGGAAACGCAAATCGCACTTGCACAAAGCTATCCGGAGCACTCCAAAGACATTGCAGAGGCGCTACACGATATTGTGAAGGATATTGTTCGACAAGCCATCGTAGTTGATGGCATGCGACCAGATGGACGAGCATTGGATGAGATTCGTCCTATTTCAGTGGATGCAGGTATTTTACCGCGTACGCATGGATCTGGCCTTTTCACACGTGGACAAACGCAAGCATTATCGATTTGCACACTAGGTGCACTTGGCGATGTTCAAATTCTCGATGGACTCGGTATGGAAGAAAGCAAGCGTTTTATGCATCACTATAACTTTCCTCCTTTTTCTACAGGTGAAGCAAGGCCATTGCGTCCGCCAAGTCGAAGAGATATTGGACATGGCGCGTTGGGTGAACGGGCCATTGAGCCTATCATCCCATCAGAAGATGTATTTCCTTATACGATCCGCTTAGTTTCTGAAGTCCTTGAATCCAATGGATCATCTTCTCAAGCGTCAATATGTGCTTCTATTTTGGCCCTTATGGATGCTGGTGTACCCATTAAATCACCTGTGGCAGGAGTTGCTATGGGGCTTGTTAAAGAAGGGGATGCAGTTGCAGTCTTGACTGACATTCAGGGTATGGAAGATCATTTAGGCGATATGGATTTTAAGGTAGCAGGTACTACAGCTGGTGTGACGGCCTTGCAGATGGATATAAAAATTGGCGGTATTGATCGTCAAATTCTTCAGACTGCCCTTGAAAAAGCACATGCTGGGCGTATGTTTATTTTAGACAAGATGTTGTCTGTGCTTGATCAACCACGCACTGAGTTATCTCGTTTTGCACCACGTATTATCTCGATGAAGATTAACTCCGATAAAATACGCGAAGTGATTGGACCTGGTGGTCGTGTCATCAATAAGATTATTGAAGATACAGGTGTAAAGATTGATATTGAACAAGATGGGCGTATCTTTATTTCTACAACAGATGCCGCTGCTGGAGAACGTGCCAAGAGCATTATTGAAGGTATTGTGCGTGACGTAGAAGTAGGGGAAACCTATGATGGAAAAGTGATGAGGGTGGAGAGCTACGGAGCTTTTGTGGAGATCTTGCCAGGTAAGGAGGGTCTTGTGCACGTATCTCAATTAGCAGCAGATCGCGTCAGAAAGTCTGAAGATGTTGTTAAAGTTGGTGATGTTCTGCGCGTGAAAGTAACTGAGATTGATGGACAAGGTCGAGTGAATTTATCTCATCGAGAAGTATTGCGCGATCAAGGAGTTCCGATTGTCGATTTACCGCCGCGTCCAGAAGGTGACAGACGTCCTGCACCTCGTGGAGACAACAATCGTTCAGGAGATCGTGGCAGAGGTGGGTCCTCTAGTCCTGCCCGTAGTCGCGGTACTGATGAACGCTAA
- a CDS encoding polysaccharide deacetylase family protein → MPKKRKTWRVMLVSKEVAIMAGCVACALIAVQFQPAASTVDDVLPALSTAVMVGQQTTEQQQPASLQSMLMKVAQYYHASPINPRVDSVWKLIPGLNGVQLNLAATLDAAKKYPNQIPLVFQQIPPNLSMQDFVAEPIYRGNPQKRQMALMINVAWGTEYLPKILSILKSNHVMATFFLDGSWTKKNPEEAKAIVADGMEVGSHAYNHPMMSRLSRSQMISQLSRTNAAIAEATGQKVSLFAPPSGDFNNLVVQVASGMKMRTILWTLDTIDWRKPNPSVIVSRIVNKRTPGALVLMHPTAPTVQALPELIALLKKDGYQLVTVSQLLSSERPVPQTLAQAQQEMSRVSKN, encoded by the coding sequence ATGCCTAAAAAACGAAAAACGTGGCGCGTTATGCTAGTATCAAAAGAAGTGGCGATCATGGCAGGATGCGTTGCATGTGCGCTGATTGCTGTACAATTTCAACCTGCAGCAAGTACAGTGGACGATGTATTGCCAGCTCTTTCTACTGCAGTTATGGTGGGTCAACAGACTACAGAACAACAACAGCCAGCATCGCTACAATCAATGCTTATGAAAGTCGCACAATATTATCATGCGAGCCCCATTAACCCACGTGTAGATTCAGTGTGGAAGCTCATTCCTGGGTTAAATGGTGTGCAACTCAATCTTGCTGCTACGTTAGATGCAGCAAAAAAATATCCGAATCAGATTCCGTTAGTGTTTCAACAAATCCCTCCCAATCTATCCATGCAAGATTTTGTGGCGGAACCGATCTATCGTGGAAATCCACAAAAACGGCAAATGGCTTTGATGATTAATGTGGCTTGGGGAACAGAATATTTACCTAAAATACTTTCTATTTTAAAAAGTAATCATGTCATGGCGACTTTTTTCTTAGATGGATCGTGGACTAAAAAAAATCCAGAGGAAGCTAAGGCAATTGTTGCAGATGGGATGGAAGTAGGAAGTCATGCGTATAACCACCCGATGATGAGCCGTTTATCGCGCAGTCAAATGATTTCACAATTAAGTAGAACGAATGCGGCCATTGCGGAAGCAACAGGTCAAAAGGTGAGTTTATTTGCACCTCCATCGGGAGACTTTAATAATTTAGTCGTACAGGTTGCATCTGGTATGAAGATGCGCACTATTTTATGGACGCTTGATACCATTGATTGGCGTAAACCCAATCCATCGGTGATTGTCTCGCGTATTGTGAATAAAAGAACACCTGGGGCGCTTGTTCTTATGCATCCGACTGCGCCGACTGTTCAAGCTTTGCCTGAGCTGATTGCTTTACTCAAAAAAGATGGGTATCAACTTGTTACAGTTTCTCAATTACTTAGTTCTGAACGTCCTGTACCGCAAACGTTAGCACAAGCGCAGCAAGAGATGAGCAGAGTGAGTAAGAATTAA
- a CDS encoding M16 family metallopeptidase, translating to MVFRHTLKNGLRVLIEEIPFVRSVSMGVWVGTGSRDESVMQSGISHFLEHMFFKGTTKHSARQLAEVFDHIGGQVNAYTSKEYTCYHAKVLDEHAILALSTMAEMLFDSLFDEQELEREKEVVIEEIKMYEDNPEEAVHDLIVEQSFFDHPLSMNILGTEETIHSFTQQQLFEYVKKRYTPENMVISISGRVDHEEMIAVLEMLFGGLMRTLQIGSNKSPIFHARSEFRAKDAEQTHVCIATQGVAYEDQQSDAVLLLNNILGASSSSRLFQEIREDRGMAYNVFSYHSAFRDTGLFTVYFGASPTKAQTVLELVLEQFQTCVKNGIEPAELEKAKNQLKGSLLLSLESTSSRMNRLGKNELLLGRQIDVDEILSDLDAVTVDHLHETAQTMLTGPFSIVAVGPHEYPVQL from the coding sequence TTGGTCTTTCGACACACATTAAAAAATGGGCTCCGTGTACTAATAGAGGAAATTCCATTTGTCCGGTCTGTGAGTATGGGTGTCTGGGTTGGGACGGGCTCTCGGGATGAATCTGTGATGCAGTCTGGAATTTCACATTTTCTTGAACACATGTTTTTTAAAGGTACCACGAAACATTCAGCGCGACAATTGGCAGAGGTTTTTGATCATATTGGGGGTCAGGTCAATGCCTATACTTCGAAGGAATACACGTGTTATCATGCGAAAGTTTTAGATGAGCATGCAATATTAGCGTTGTCTACAATGGCTGAAATGTTGTTTGATTCGCTGTTTGATGAGCAAGAACTAGAACGTGAAAAAGAAGTTGTTATTGAAGAAATTAAAATGTACGAAGATAATCCAGAAGAAGCTGTTCACGATCTTATCGTTGAACAATCTTTTTTTGATCATCCTTTAAGTATGAATATTTTAGGAACTGAAGAGACGATTCACTCTTTTACACAACAACAATTATTTGAATATGTAAAGAAACGCTATACGCCAGAAAATATGGTCATCTCTATATCCGGACGGGTAGATCATGAAGAAATGATTGCCGTTCTTGAAATGCTATTTGGTGGGCTCATGAGGACATTGCAAATCGGTTCTAATAAATCTCCAATTTTTCACGCAAGAAGTGAGTTTCGGGCAAAAGATGCCGAACAAACTCATGTTTGTATTGCGACACAGGGTGTAGCTTATGAAGATCAACAAAGTGATGCTGTACTTTTATTAAATAACATTCTTGGTGCAAGTTCGAGTTCTAGGTTATTTCAGGAGATACGAGAAGATCGCGGCATGGCATATAATGTTTTTTCCTATCATAGTGCGTTTCGAGATACAGGTCTTTTTACTGTATATTTTGGTGCATCACCTACAAAAGCGCAAACTGTGTTAGAACTTGTGTTAGAGCAATTTCAAACATGTGTAAAAAACGGTATTGAACCCGCAGAATTAGAGAAAGCAAAGAACCAGTTAAAAGGGTCTTTGTTGCTAAGTCTTGAAAGTACTTCGAGTCGAATGAATCGTCTAGGTAAAAATGAATTGTTACTCGGACGACAAATCGATGTAGATGAGATTCTCTCTGATCTAGATGCAGTTACTGTAGATCATCTTCATGAGACGGCCCAAACCATGTTGACGGGACCTTTTTCCATCGTGGCTGTAGGACCCCATGAGTATCCTGTACAATTGTAG
- the dut gene encoding dUTP diphosphatase, whose amino-acid sequence MRGFEWVPDIDHTNLSLPFRQTKSAAGYDLLTIEDAVISPGKVMLIPTGVRVRLLPTECLLIYARSSLAVKYQLILANGVGVIDADYYNNDNNFGHIFIPLVNIGEVAVHVERGERIAQGIFTPFLLATDDGNGSYDQKTRSGGFGSTDRV is encoded by the coding sequence ATGAGAGGGTTTGAATGGGTTCCTGACATCGATCATACCAATTTATCTTTACCCTTTAGGCAGACCAAGTCTGCAGCAGGATACGATCTCTTAACGATTGAGGACGCAGTCATCTCTCCAGGGAAAGTCATGCTCATACCAACTGGTGTGCGTGTGCGATTATTGCCTACAGAATGCTTACTTATCTACGCGCGTAGTAGTCTTGCTGTGAAATATCAATTAATCCTTGCAAATGGCGTAGGTGTGATCGATGCTGATTATTACAATAATGATAACAACTTTGGTCACATTTTTATTCCGCTGGTCAATATTGGCGAAGTTGCTGTGCATGTAGAGCGTGGAGAACGCATCGCACAGGGGATTTTTACTCCTTTTTTGCTTGCGACGGACGATGGTAACGGTTCATATGATCAAAAAACACGAAGCGGTGGTTTTGGTTCTACGGATCGTGTATGA
- the dpsA gene encoding dipicolinate synthase subunit DpsA, which translates to MLTGIKMAFIGGDARIIEVVRYVSDLDASTYLFGFDRLSLSFPDMQKVDLHSTSLADFDVIVLPIAGMDDEGRVDAAFSDAPLRLTDEHFASISKNAPIFSGIARPALQAMVRKHGLQLIRLMELDEVAILNSVPTAEGAIAMAMERTEITLHGATCVVMGLGRCGYTLGRMLSGIGANVRVFARKPADLARIAEMGLHPYDHDHLIEAITDADVIFNTIPAPILTADVLTHVPRSCVIVDIASAPGGTDFRFAEKRGINAILAPSLPGIVAPKTAGRIIAQTIVRMIQPPVNTPGGI; encoded by the coding sequence ATGTTGACGGGGATCAAGATGGCGTTTATTGGAGGTGACGCGCGCATTATAGAAGTCGTTCGGTATGTGAGCGACCTTGATGCGTCGACGTATCTGTTCGGCTTTGATCGTTTGTCACTTTCTTTCCCTGACATGCAAAAAGTCGACTTACACTCTACGTCTCTAGCGGACTTTGATGTCATTGTTCTGCCTATTGCAGGTATGGATGATGAGGGGCGTGTGGATGCCGCATTTTCGGATGCACCTCTGCGGCTAACCGATGAGCACTTTGCGTCTATTTCTAAAAATGCACCGATTTTTTCAGGGATAGCTCGTCCAGCGCTACAGGCGATGGTGCGTAAACATGGTCTTCAATTGATTAGACTCATGGAACTTGATGAGGTGGCCATTTTAAACTCAGTTCCAACAGCTGAGGGCGCAATCGCGATGGCGATGGAAAGAACAGAGATTACACTTCATGGTGCGACATGCGTCGTGATGGGGCTAGGACGTTGTGGGTATACACTTGGGCGCATGCTTTCAGGGATTGGGGCAAATGTGAGGGTTTTTGCGCGTAAGCCAGCAGATTTAGCGCGAATTGCTGAGATGGGATTACATCCGTATGATCATGACCATCTCATTGAAGCGATCACTGATGCTGACGTTATTTTTAACACGATTCCCGCCCCTATTTTAACGGCGGACGTCTTAACCCATGTTCCTCGCTCCTGTGTGATTGTAGATATTGCATCTGCACCGGGAGGAACGGATTTTCGCTTTGCTGAGAAGCGCGGAATAAATGCAATATTGGCACCAAGCCTACCAGGAATCGTTGCGCCAAAAACGGCAGGGCGGATTATCGCACAGACGATTGTGCGGATGATTCAGCCACCGGTGAATACTCCTGGGGGTATATAG
- a CDS encoding dipicolinate synthase subunit B, translating into MDLKGKTVGFAVTGSHCTYAEVFPEIERFVQAGVRVIPIFSNSVLAVATRFGEAGEWATRIEEVTGEAAIVTLPDAEPLGPSKLLDALIIAPCTGSTLSRLANAQNDSAVLMAAKATMRNDRPIIIGISTNDGLGLNAVNVARLLSTKNMFFVPFGQDDPFKKMNSLVAKMDLIMPTVEMALEKRQYQPMLIERYQYAH; encoded by the coding sequence ATGGATCTTAAAGGGAAAACAGTTGGATTTGCAGTTACTGGATCACATTGTACGTATGCCGAGGTATTTCCAGAAATTGAACGATTTGTGCAAGCGGGGGTTCGGGTTATTCCGATTTTTTCAAATTCAGTTTTAGCTGTTGCCACTCGATTTGGAGAAGCAGGGGAATGGGCTACACGAATTGAAGAAGTGACAGGTGAGGCTGCGATTGTAACCTTGCCCGATGCTGAACCGCTAGGGCCGTCAAAACTTCTCGATGCTTTGATTATTGCACCTTGTACAGGAAGTACGCTAAGCCGTCTCGCCAATGCGCAAAATGATTCAGCAGTATTAATGGCTGCTAAAGCAACAATGCGCAATGATCGGCCGATTATTATTGGGATTTCTACCAATGATGGACTCGGATTAAATGCTGTGAATGTCGCGCGTTTATTATCTACAAAAAATATGTTTTTTGTCCCGTTCGGGCAAGATGATCCATTTAAAAAAATGAATTCGTTGGTTGCAAAGATGGATTTAATCATGCCGACAGTTGAGATGGCGCTTGAAAAACGTCAATACCAACCCATGTTGATTGAACGCTATCAGTATGCTCACTAA